A region from the Lolium perenne isolate Kyuss_39 chromosome 4, Kyuss_2.0, whole genome shotgun sequence genome encodes:
- the LOC127348751 gene encoding CASP-like protein 1U1, with amino-acid sequence MDGAKAASLAFRIVALALSVAAAVVMGTANQLMVDSGWGRGVVSYNYKHYSALVYFVAGSAISAVCGALALFLSVYRGGGSLTVSLLDTAAQAILFSASGAALAARDCFTGGTDALRGRTGTAAAIGVCAAAAVSVAALTRDRHRNW; translated from the exons ATGGACGGAGCGAAGGCGGCGAGCCTCGCCTTCCGCATCGTTGCGCTTGCGTTGTCGGTGGCTGCCGCCGTCGTGATGGGCACCGCGAACCAGCTGATGGTCGACTCGGGCTGGGGCAGAGGGGTCGTCTCCTACAACTACAAACACTACAGCgctcttgt ATACTTCGTGGCGGGCAGCGCCATCTCGGCCGTCTGCGGCGCGCTGGCGCTCTTCCTGTCCGTGTACAGGGGCGGCGGCTCGCTGACCGTCTCGCTCCTCGACACGGCCGCCCAGGCCATCTTATTCTCGGCATCCGGCGCGGCGCTCGCCGCGCGCGACTGCTTCACCGGCGGGACGGACGCGTTGCGCGGGAGGACAGGCACCGCGGCGGCAATCGGTGTGTGCGCGGCTGCGGCCGTATCTGTCGCGGCGCTGACCAGAGATAGGCACAGGAACTGGTAG